A region of Rhodoferax potami DNA encodes the following proteins:
- a CDS encoding quinone-dependent dihydroorotate dehydrogenase, translated as MSLVPYALARRVLFNLDPEVAHDITMAGLAASQGNPLKLAYCNSRVDDPVTIAGLKFPNRVGMAAGLDKNARCIDGLGAMGFGFVEVGTVTPLAQPGNPKPRMFRLPEANALINRLGFNNHGLDAFIANVQRSALRQSKNPSLLLGLNIGKNAATPIEKATDDYLVCLDGVYPHADYITVNISSPNTKNLRSLQSDEALDALLGAIAERREQLAQKHGQRKPVFLKIAPDLEADQVAVIAATLKRYGTDSSGKVNNAWGVIGTNTTLSREAVKGMPHCDEAGGLSGAPVLEKSNAVIGQLRAALGKDFPIIGVGGIMSAADAVSKIKAGADAVQIYTGLIYSGPQLVKDAAVAIKNLKK; from the coding sequence ATGTCTCTGGTGCCCTACGCCCTCGCCCGCCGCGTTTTGTTCAATCTGGACCCCGAAGTCGCCCACGACATCACCATGGCCGGCCTCGCCGCCAGCCAAGGCAACCCGCTCAAGTTGGCCTACTGCAACAGCCGGGTGGACGACCCTGTCACCATCGCCGGCTTGAAGTTTCCCAACCGCGTGGGCATGGCCGCCGGCCTGGACAAAAACGCGCGCTGCATTGACGGCCTAGGTGCCATGGGCTTCGGCTTTGTGGAAGTGGGCACCGTCACCCCGCTGGCCCAACCGGGCAACCCCAAGCCCCGCATGTTCCGCTTGCCCGAAGCCAACGCGCTGATCAACCGGCTGGGCTTTAACAACCATGGCCTGGATGCCTTCATTGCCAATGTGCAGCGTTCTGCCCTGCGCCAGAGCAAAAATCCGTCGCTGCTGCTGGGCCTGAACATCGGCAAAAACGCGGCCACCCCCATCGAGAAGGCCACCGACGACTATCTTGTTTGCCTCGACGGTGTGTACCCCCATGCGGACTACATCACCGTCAACATTTCCAGCCCCAACACCAAGAACCTGCGCAGCCTGCAAAGCGACGAGGCGCTGGACGCTCTGCTAGGCGCCATTGCCGAACGCCGCGAACAGCTGGCCCAGAAGCACGGCCAACGCAAACCCGTCTTTTTGAAAATCGCCCCGGACCTGGAAGCTGACCAGGTTGCCGTGATTGCCGCCACCCTCAAGCGCTACGGCACCGACAGCAGTGGTAAGGTCAACAACGCCTGGGGTGTGATTGGCACCAACACCACCTTGTCACGCGAAGCCGTCAAGGGCATGCCTCACTGCGACGAGGCAGGTGGCCTTTCAGGTGCGCCGGTGCTGGAGAAAAGCAACGCTGTCATTGGCCAACTGCGTGCAGCGCTGGGCAAAGACTTCCCGATCATCGGCGTGGGCGGCATCATGAGCGCAGCCGATGCAGTGAGCAAAATCAAAGCGGGTGCGGATGCAGTGCAGATCTACACCGGTTTGATTTACTCAGGCCCCCAGCTGGTGAAAGACGCAGCCGTGGCCATCAAAAACTTAAAGAAATAA